The Pseudoalteromonas tunicata genome segment ATGGCTTTGTAAGTAATACTGAATTTGAAATGGATATGCCAAGGTGTAATCTAAACGCCCAGCGACCACCATTTCGATTAATCCATTGGGCGATTCCGATTCACGGCGATAAATATTATCGGCAGGTTCAAAGTCTGCAAGGATTGCGTCAATATAAGATCCATAAGAGCGGGCCTGATCAAGACCAATAAATAATGCTTTATTCGCGAGTAAGTGTCTTAGGTTTGAAGCGGGCATAGTAAGTGCCTTTGACTTTAATAAAACAATTCGGTTACTTGGATGAGCGATACTGGCATTGGAAAAAACCATAAATTTTTGTCGTTCAGGAGTATCAAATAGAGCTGGTAAACAAACATTTTTTTTAGCCCTGATTTCAAACGATGAACTTGCAAGTGTACTGACCTCAATTACATGCTCATACTGAGGCAATTGATCAATAATTTCTTTTAAAATTAGATCGATAAAACCTTTATTTTTAAACTCACCATGAACAATTGTTGAAGGTGGCGCGTGGTTTAATTGCCAAATAATTTGCTCTTGAGCATGTGCAACCCAAGCACTCAATATGCTCAATAATAAGAAACTAAAATGGCAAAGCTGCTTATTGA includes the following:
- a CDS encoding TIGR02285 family protein, which produces MNIHLNTFNKQLCHFSFLLLSILSAWVAHAQEQIIWQLNHAPPSTIVHGEFKNKGFIDLILKEIIDQLPQYEHVIEVSTLASSSFEIRAKKNVCLPALFDTPERQKFMVFSNASIAHPSNRIVLLKSKALTMPASNLRHLLANKALFIGLDQARSYGSYIDAILADFEPADNIYRRESESPNGLIEMVVAGRLDYTLAYPFQIQYYLQSHGFNGDNPLIEQKIEGLEPFSMGKVACADTPWGRNVIKQVNEVLARIKPTKAYQNAMTTWWRQSAADPTFVEYYQNVFLTH